From the genome of Geminocystis herdmanii PCC 6308, one region includes:
- a CDS encoding type II toxin-antitoxin system HicA family toxin: MKVKEIIKIIEKDGWYLIRTKGSHRQYKHDLKRGLVTISGKLSDYLAPGTANSILKQAQIK, encoded by the coding sequence ATGAAAGTAAAAGAAATTATCAAAATCATAGAAAAAGATGGTTGGTATTTAATTAGAACAAAAGGTAGTCATCGACAATATAAACACGATCTTAAAAGAGGATTGGTTACAATATCGGGTAAGTTATCTGATTATTTAGCACCAGGTACAGCTAATAGCATTTTGAAACAAGCACAAATAAAATAG
- a CDS encoding ParE family toxin-like protein, with amino-acid sequence MHYTNRKFWLFYNQLPKDIQQLADVSYELLKTNPSHPSLHFKKVNKYWSVRVGKAYRALGIEVKNGILWFWIGTHGEYDRLIGK; translated from the coding sequence ATGCACTATACTAATCGCAAATTCTGGTTATTTTATAATCAGCTACCTAAAGATATACAACAGCTAGCAGATGTTTCTTATGAATTATTAAAAACTAATCCCAGTCATCCTTCTTTACATTTTAAGAAAGTTAATAAATATTGGTCAGTAAGAGTAGGTAAAGCTTATCGTGCATTAGGAATTGAGGTTAAAAATGGAATTTTATGGTTTTGGATTGGTACTCATGGTGAGTATGATAGATTAATCGGTAAATAA
- a CDS encoding tetratricopeptide repeat protein — protein sequence MIRLSNLSARIWFHRAKTLGSIAQETEVALDAISYYEDAIKSLAQSFSFSQPQDEHYQELQSLRQSFPEGLASKYYVRGICLKFLNKNEEALIYFNKAIRQKADYVDAWFERGIVLINLDKNDEAFTSFNKVLELNPQHVKSLIIKSFILRDDKKYEEALNLLDRAIDVEPNNAEAWKERGRILISLDKNDEALTSFSRAIECDPNDAEACRLRSILLEMQE from the coding sequence ATGATCAGGCTCTCGAACTTATCAGCAAGAATCTGGTTTCACCGTGCTAAAACTTTAGGCTCGATCGCACAGGAAACAGAAGTAGCATTAGACGCTATTTCCTATTATGAGGATGCAATCAAGTCCCTTGCTCAATCGTTTTCCTTTAGCCAACCTCAAGATGAACATTATCAAGAATTACAATCGTTACGACAATCTTTTCCAGAAGGTTTAGCTTCTAAATATTATGTTAGAGGGATTTGCTTAAAATTTTTAAATAAAAATGAGGAAGCTCTTATTTATTTTAATAAGGCGATAAGACAAAAAGCTGATTATGTGGATGCGTGGTTTGAACGTGGTATTGTACTGATAAATTTAGACAAAAATGACGAAGCTTTTACTTCTTTTAATAAAGTCCTAGAATTGAATCCTCAACACGTTAAGTCTTTAATAATTAAATCTTTTATCTTAAGAGACGATAAAAAGTACGAAGAAGCTCTTAACTTACTTGATCGAGCTATTGATGTCGAACCAAATAATGCTGAAGCATGGAAAGAGAGAGGACGGATTTTAATAAGTTTAGACAAAAATGACGAAGCTCTTACTTCTTTTAGTCGGGCGATCGAATGTGATCCTAATGATGCTGAAGCATGCCGTTTGAGGTCAATATTGTTAGAAATGCAAGAATAA
- a CDS encoding type II toxin-antitoxin system HicB family antitoxin, which yields MRYAIVIEKAPSNYSAYCPDLPGCVATGDTIEELKNEMTEAITFHLEGLREEGLPIPLPLSLTDYIEAS from the coding sequence ATGCGTTATGCGATCGTAATTGAAAAAGCACCATCTAATTATTCGGCTTATTGTCCTGATTTGCCCGGATGTGTTGCCACAGGTGATACCATTGAGGAGCTTAAAAACGAAATGACGGAGGCGATCACCTTTCACTTGGAAGGATTGCGAGAAGAAGGTTTACCGATACCTTTACCATTATCTCTAACGGATTATATCGAAGCTAGTTAA
- a CDS encoding type II toxin-antitoxin system HicB family antitoxin: MKNIYKLPLILEPQPEGGYTVTCPLLPNLITEADTLDDVIPNVSDALSALIEAYQELNKPLPSFLHPIIEPTIIWTETLIPISA, encoded by the coding sequence ATGAAAAATATATACAAATTGCCCCTAATCTTAGAACCACAACCTGAAGGCGGTTATACTGTAACTTGCCCTTTATTGCCCAATTTAATTACCGAAGCCGATACATTAGATGATGTGATTCCTAATGTTTCCGATGCTTTGTCGGCACTAATTGAAGCCTATCAAGAATTAAATAAACCGTTACCTTCCTTCCTACACCCTATCATAGAACCGACTATTATTTGGACGGAAACCTTAATTCCTATTTCGGCATAA
- a CDS encoding tetratricopeptide repeat protein, translating into MSNNDNLGQQIISFLQTLWQQTISLYRNLFWSSSQWLQYAEKQSSLGDIQWAFFACDQALKKDSHNYSAWCKKGYLFYQQQEYEQTLINFNQALQIEPSLYQINHEKGKILNYLQRYDEAISAYDEALKFKQDLDVLWIEKGDLLVIKQDIKGAFNCYQSAQKLNANNPQIQQKIDSVFGQLQLLADQFFNQGNRLFEGGNFQDALVRYNEAIEHREDFVEAWYQKGNCLAKLNAEEDAIESYNQSLKLNPNFSLGWVGKGDIFASKGRFQEALDCYEKALSLNSGNNKISEKIESMSGELQKLETEGENLLQQAINLTNSQQYQEAMKIYDQALELISKNLVSPC; encoded by the coding sequence ATGTCTAATAATGATAATTTAGGACAACAAATAATATCTTTTTTGCAAACCTTATGGCAACAAACTATAAGTTTATATCGGAATCTTTTTTGGAGTTCTTCTCAGTGGTTACAGTATGCAGAAAAACAGAGTAGTTTAGGGGATATTCAATGGGCTTTTTTTGCTTGTGACCAAGCTCTGAAAAAGGATTCTCACAATTATTCTGCGTGGTGTAAAAAAGGTTATTTGTTCTATCAACAGCAAGAATATGAGCAGACTTTGATTAATTTTAATCAGGCTTTGCAAATTGAACCTAGTTTATATCAAATAAACCATGAAAAAGGGAAAATTTTAAATTATCTTCAGCGTTATGATGAGGCAATTTCTGCTTATGATGAGGCACTTAAATTTAAACAAGATTTAGATGTGCTTTGGATTGAAAAAGGAGATTTATTGGTTATTAAGCAAGATATAAAAGGGGCTTTTAATTGTTATCAATCGGCTCAAAAATTAAATGCTAATAATCCTCAAATTCAACAAAAAATTGATTCAGTTTTCGGTCAATTACAACTATTAGCGGATCAGTTTTTTAATCAAGGTAATCGTCTTTTTGAAGGGGGTAATTTTCAAGATGCTCTCGTTAGGTACAATGAGGCGATCGAACATCGAGAGGATTTTGTCGAGGCATGGTATCAAAAAGGTAATTGTCTGGCAAAACTTAATGCTGAGGAAGATGCGATCGAATCCTATAACCAAAGTTTGAAGCTAAACCCTAATTTCAGTCTTGGTTGGGTAGGAAAAGGAGATATTTTTGCTAGTAAAGGGCGTTTTCAAGAAGCCCTCGACTGCTATGAGAAGGCTTTAAGTCTCAATTCTGGCAATAATAAAATTTCTGAGAAAATCGAATCGATGTCGGGAGAGTTACAAAAACTGGAAACCGAAGGGGAAAATTTACTTCAACAAGCCATTAATTTAACTAATTCACAACAATATCAGGAGGCAATGAAAATATATGATCAGGCTCTCGAACTTATCAGCAAGAATCTGGTTTCACCGTGCTAA
- a CDS encoding type II toxin-antitoxin system HicA family toxin encodes MKYKEVVKKLKQMGCEEIPRKGAGSHRKWYNPLYLSHIL; translated from the coding sequence ATGAAATATAAAGAAGTTGTCAAAAAATTAAAACAGATGGGATGTGAGGAAATTCCCAGAAAAGGTGCAGGTTCTCACCGTAAGTGGTACAATCCACTATATTTATCTCATATCCTATAA